The Malus domestica chromosome 06, GDT2T_hap1 genome has a segment encoding these proteins:
- the LOC103437674 gene encoding uncharacterized protein, producing the protein MAKLLSAVRAHQMHGNKVSQLAKGLIAPKYTTLVDPPPPELKLPTHTFSRANFNFDNGKPNTTFINPIPLIGLIAGLFSTGNPCVDLFFNVIKPEKASPAEVEATCIYLKQLLPLAWSHNPVTTLKLICNLRGEKSYLEAFDTAAYWLHHNHPKTLLRSIPSIAVSFGCFIDPVDILYFLLEGPERRRENEEETDAGSGSAQQKTLAEMTKMFTERYERDPYYKLLHDRVTDVYVEQLNFGMEILKRKFKQSDIDDDDRYSLAYEITDAAGCCTMDTKTINATLICESIARKFFPRESYPEYQGIDDTQYAKKIEGRLRKEVLVPLEKAGYCGRPNKQGNPCEIETYLEEVKADKSKIDPGALLPHHIMAFEDHPNVGEVAELQWKTMVEGMKKKGKMNNCLAVCDDGRIRIRGKAREVSLALGLLVSELTQEPWNGKAVSWHSTLQPIQGHDLKSKSKFVRKMDFEGSDKYDLDIEEVLDSILELAVNENLQPEQMVKKVFVFSKQHFSHEAYSLWDDDYNEIKRKFEAKGYGDAVPHIVIWFMPDLYLEWEKIEMPWTQPGMTMLSGFSENLLKLFLENDGEIGPEHVMEAAISEEKYQKLAVVD; encoded by the coding sequence ATGGCTAAACTACTCTCGGCTGTGAGAGCACACCAAATGCATGGCAACAAAGTTTCACAACTCGCAAAAGGACTAATAGCTCCTAAGTATACAACTCTTGTCGATCCTCCACCTCCGGAGCTCAAACTACCCACACATACTTTCTCCAGAGCCAATTTCAATTTCGACAATGGGAAACCCAATACAACATTCATAAATCCAATCCCGTTGATTGGCCTGATTGCCGGCTTGTTTAGTACCGGTAACCCCTGTGTTGATCTCTTTTTCAACGTGATCAAGCCGGAGAAAGCAAGTCCGGCTGAGGTGGAGGCTACCTGTATTTATTTGAAACAACTGCTGCCGCTGGCCTGGTCGCACAATCCGGTAACCACTCTCAAACTCATCTGTAATCTACGAGGTGAAAAATCCTATTTGGAAGCATTTGACACGGCCGCGTATTGGCTCCACCACAACCACCCCAAGACCCTATTGCGCAGCATCCCTTCTATTGCTGTGTCGTTTGGGTGTTTTATTGATCCTGTCGATATTTTGTACTTCCTTCTAGAAGGCCCGGAGAGGAGGAGGGAAAATGAAGAAGAGACAGATGCTGGTAGCGGTAGTGCTCAACAGAAAACCCTAGCAGAAATGACGAAGATGTTTACTGAGAGGTATGAGCGTGACCCTTATTACAAGTTGTTACACGATAGGGTTACAGATGTTTATGTGGAACAGTTGAACTTTGGTATGGAAATATTGAAGCGAAAATTTAAGCAATCGGatattgatgatgatgatcgGTACTCCTTGGCCTATGAGATAACTGACGCAGCTGGCTGTTGCACCATGGACACCAAAACCATCAATGCCACTTTGATATGTGAAAGCATTGCGAGGAAGTTTTTTCCCCGAGAATCATATCCGGAATATCAAGGCATTGATGACACCCAATACGCTAAAAAAATTGAAGGTCGACTCAGGAAGGAGGTTTTGGTGCCCTTGGAGAAGGCCGGCTATTGTGGACGCCCAAATAAGCAAGGAAATCCCTGCGAGATTGAGACGTATCTGGAGGAGGTGAAAGCAGACAAGTCCAAGATTGACCCCGGTGCTTTGCTTCCACATCATATCATGGCCTTTGAGGATCATCCCAACGTTGGGGAAGTGGCTGAGCTTCAATGGAAAACAATGGTGGAGGGCATGAAAAAGAAAGGCAAGATGAACAATTGCTTGGCTGTATGTGACGACGGCAGAATACGCATACGGGGAAAGGCGAGGGAGGTCTCACTGGCTTTGGGACTTTTGGTGTCTGAATTGACCCAAGAGCCATGGAACGGAAAGGCGGTCAGTTGGCACTCAACTCTACAACCGATACAAGGCCATGATCTTAAGTCCAAGTCCAAATTTGTGAGGAAGATGGACTTCGAGGGCTCAGATAAATACGATCTTGATATTGAGGAAGTGCTTGACTCGATTTTGGAACTGGCAGTGAATGAGAATTTGCAGCCAGAGCAGATGGTCAAGAAGGTGTTTGTGTTCAGCAAGCAACACTTTAGCCATGAGGCTTATTCCTTATGGGACGAtgattataatgaaataaagaGGAAGTTTGAGGCAAAAGGGTACGGCGATGCGGTGCCACACATAGTGATTTGGTTTATGCCAGATCTTTACTTAGAATGGGAGAAGATAGAGATGCCGTGGACACAACCGGGGATGACAATGTTGAGTGGCTTCTCCGAAAATTTGCTCAAGTTGTTCTTAGAGAATGATGGGGAAATTGGCCCAGAGCATGTCATGGAAGCCGCCATCTCCGAAGAGAAGTATCAAAAGCTGGCTGTAGTGGACTAA
- the LOC103437675 gene encoding cytochrome P450 71A9-like, with amino-acid sequence MDSQLLLLFVFLIPIIFLLLIKHRKKSTASQARRLPPGPRRLPLIGNLHKLSDGGLPHHVLERLAAKYGDLMFLQLGSVSTLVVSSSHMAREIFKTHDLIFSGRPALYIPKKLSYDCVNLTFAPYGDYWREVRKIVIFELLSAKRVQMFQSVRDEEVGLMLESIAHSKGPVNISELTLFLANNVVSRSAFGKKYDDGGEVGKSRIHELLEETRTLLGGYCVSDFLPWISWLNKFNGLDQKLEKCFKGLDNLYDRVIEEHLDPKRPKPEHEDLVDVLLRVQNDPSQTIALTNDQIKGVLTDMFIAGTDTTSATLVWTMAELIRNPRILRKAQDEVREVLKGRRKVEETDLSELVYLKLVLKESFRLHPPAPLLLPRETLESCTIEGYEIPANTMVFVLAKMIGSDPKCWENPKEFLPERFMDSSVDYKGNHFELLPFGAGRRGCPGMNFAAKLIELALANLLYCFDWELPHRMRREDVDMEEAAGLTVAKKVPLFLAARPAYP; translated from the exons ATGGATTCTCAACTCCTCCTACTCTTTGTTTTCCTCATACCCATTATTTTCTTGCTCTTGATCAAACACAGAAAGAAAAGTACTGCTTCTCAAGCAAGGAGACTGCCTCCTGGTCCCAGGAGGCTGCCTCTCATTGGCAACCTTCACAAGCTCTCCGATGGCGGCTTACCCCACCACGTGCTCGAGCGCCTAGCCGCCAAATATGGAGATCTCATGTTTTTACAACTAGGCTCAGTATCCACTCTAGTGGTCTCCTCATCTCATATGGCAAGAGAGATCTTCAAAACTCATGACCTCATTTTTTCAGGTAGGCCGGCCTTGTATATTCCAAAGAAGCTTAGTTATGATTGTGTTAATCTGACATTTGCTCCCTATGGGGATTATTGGAGGGAGGTTAGAAAGATTGTGATCTTCGAACTGCTTAGTGCAAAGAGGGTCCAAATGTTTCAGTCTGTGAGGGATGAAGAGGTCGGACTTATGCTCGAATCTATTGCGCATTCTAAGGGTCCGGTCAATATCAGTGAACTCACACTTTTCTTGGCAAATAATGTTGTGAGTCGTTCGGCGTTTGGTAAAAAGTATGATGATGGAGGAGAGGTTGGAAAGAGCAGGATTCATGAGTTGCTTGAAGAGACAAGGACCCTGTTGGGAGGATATTGCGTGTCGGACTTCCTACCTTGGATAAGTTGGCTAAACAAGTTCAATGGCCTTGATCAAAAGTTAGAGAAGTGTTTTAAAGGCTTGGACAATCTCTACGACAGAGTGATTGAGGAACACCTTGATCCGAAAAGGCCTAAACCGGAGCATGAAGATCTTGTTGATGTACTCCTTCGAGTTCAGAATGATCCAAGTCAAACAATCGCCCTCACTAATGACCAAATTAAGGGTGTTCTAACC GACATGTTTATTGCAGGGACTGATACTACCTCAGCCACACTGGTATGGACAATGGCTgaattgattaggaatccccgCATATTGAGGAAAGCACAAGACGAGGTGAGAGAAGTTTTGAAGGGAAGACGGAAGGTGGAAGAAACTGATCTGTCCGAACTCGTGTATCTAAAGTTGGTCTTGAAGGAGAGTTTTAGACTACATCCACCTGCGCCATTACTGCTTCCAAGAGAAACCTTAGAGAGCTGCACAATCGAAGGGTACGAAATTCCTGCCAATACAATGGTGTTTGTGCTTGCAAAAATGATAGGAAGTGACCCGAAATGTTGGGAAAACCCGAAAGAATTCTTACCTGAGAGATTCATGGACAGCTCAGTTGACTACAAAGGAAACCATTTTGAACTTTTACCATTTGGCGCTGGGAGAAGGGGTTGTCCTGGTATGAACTTTGCTGCAAAGCTGATTGAGCTTGCGCTCGCCAATCTGCTTTATTGTTTCGACTGGGAACTGCCTCACAGGATGAGAAGAGAAGACGTGGACATGGAAGAGGCTGCTGGCCTTACAGTTGCCAAGAAAGTTCCACTATTTCTAGCTGCTCGACCTGCATATCCTTGA